GAACGCGGGAGGATATGGTTGAGAGTTGTTggtttttgcttctctcccgccctctctcttacgtctctgtctcttcttGTGCctgcgctttctctttcttcatTGCTCCGCTGCTTCACCTTTCGTTCAACCTCAGGATGCGCTTTGTCAAAGCAGCCGAAGCAGGCAActctctttcttttggtCTCTGTTTCGTCATGGCTGCATGAACACAGAAGCACAGCTCATCAAGCGAACTCAACTACCCACGCGTGGCTGAATGTAGTGGCGTGTTCGGCGACATCTGTCCCCTTCTCGCACACCCATTCTCTGTGAAGAGGCTCAAGTTTGTATAGGGCCACGGAATCACGTAGGAGGCTTCCCCACGTCTGCTATACCGCGGACGCGGATTGAGAGCCATGAACCGCGcgtgcagtggtggcaggAGTGCCGCACAGCTGCAACGACTCGCTCGGCTCAGCGATGATAACGCCTTTATGGATGTGGAGGCGCTCCTGAAGCGCATCGGTGGCGAAGGCGCGTGGGAGGGTACTGcgggcgacggtggtggaaCCTTTGACGGGACAGCTTCGCCTATCATCGGATtgccctgcagcagtgggggAGGATCGGCGTTTGgcgccactgcggcagcggccggcTCGAGGCGAGGGCAGGCACGAAAAGGTACGCGGGCATCAGAGGACGCCCTTCTCAAGGGCGCACGCATCCCGCTCACCGCGAGTCTGCAGGATCAGCACAAGGCCTACTTGGAATCggtgcgcgcggcggcaaAGGAGTGGGAGATGAGTTGGGTGGGTAGTGGCGATGACGAAAGCGCCGCAAGCTCTGTGGATGAGGATGGCAAAGGCGTCGGTAGTAGCAAGGGCGTGCAGGCTGCGGAAAGGCATGGATTCGGCCTCAAGGCGAGGCGAGGAGGCCCGCCGGCAAAGTTGACTTCAGAAGAGGCGCTGTCGCCAACATCTACTCCATCTTCGGGGCCCTCTTCTAAGCTTGTGACGGTAACGTCTGTTCGACGAAGCCTTGCGGATGGCACTGGGGTGCCGAGGAAGCGTCCACGCGGGGCACAGCGCGCCAGCTGTGACACAGCCGAAACCGAAGCGGAGAGGAATGTGGACAATGCGGTGCACTTGGCGAGGCCAGATCCATGCAGCTCACTTATAGCAAAGCTGAAGGCAGAGCTCCGACTCGTTCGGCAGTGGGAGCGCACCATGCTGGAGTGCCCCCCACAGATAATTAACggcgttctctctcctgaGTCGCGCGCGCCATGGGTGCAGGCGACGTCGACTTCACGCAAGGCAGAtgcggcgacgtcgtcggGCGAGGCGAAGTACattgacgacgacgacgacacagAGGTACTGCCGTACCCTCTGCTGCAAGTGTACTGTCTGTGCCCGAGCTACGAGGCACTCACAGCGGGGCCAGTGCACAGACGCGACGTCGTACGGTGTGCGACGACGGAGGAGAGCCAGGGACACGAAGGGAAGCCTCGAAGAAGTTTGGCCTTGACGTCTCCCATGCCAGCCGAGGCATTCACAAGAATCGTGCATGTGGCCGGCTTCACGTTTGCCGTGCCTGGGCATGCGTTCGCCCAACGAAAACGCCGTGGCCGACGTAATCAAAAAAGCTCAAGCTACGCAGGCGGGTTGGCGAGCGGCGGGCAGGTGGATTTCATGGACCCAGGAAGCGAGGACGCAGTACAAGGAGAGCGACAACACCATCTTTGTTCGGTATGTATGCTGCCTGCGTCATACCGGTGTTTGCGCTGTCGCACCGCCCTGTTCTGCTCAATCGACTGCCACGTCCTGCACGATGCGACGCGATGCTTGAAGTTCACAGTATAACGGCTGGTGAACCAACTGCAAGCTTTAACTACTCAGacaaagggaaaagggggtgggcaAGGCAGAGGAGACAGAAAGGTCGACGTGCACAACCAGAGTGCGAATCCTGCCCGTTGTATCGCTGtacctcccccctttctttctctgagTGTTGGGTCGTCTTGCCTTGTTGTGCGAGGGGTTGGGACTACTGGTGGgtgacggcgctgtggtTTACGCTCTTGTCCTCCTTTGTTCATCTGCTCTGCCCACCTCTTTTCTACCTGTTTGCCTCTTCCGCACTCGCCAcacctttccttttctcatttccctgtgtgtgtgtgcgtgtgtgtcaaCCTCTATCGTGGCTCTGTAATGAGTAAGCGTGACGGCGTTCGTGTGTGCACACGGCAGCTCACTGGCTGCTTATGCCGTAGTTGTCAATCCCGCTCTGtttctccttcgctctctcgctctctctccccatttTCCTCTGTGATTCTTTTCGCGGGAGCACACGCTTAACGTGCAGGATGAGAAGAACGCAGGCGGCAGGTAAAAGCACAAGCGGGCGTGGGGCGCAATCGCGAACGGGTTGGAGGAGGAACAATACGGAAgaaaaagcaaaacaaaaaaaaacagaaaaacaaaacagagCGCACATCCGCCTAACGGGGCGCTTTCTCTCGTATCCCCCACTTTGCAGTTTGCACAAAGCGCCAGAAGGGGGGGCACTCATGTTTTGCCGTGTGATGTGCTGTCTTCTCTCCACACGCGCCTCCCTTCCCTTAGGGCCCAAAGAacgaagcaaaagagaaaaaaaagagtcgAATAACGCGtccgtttctcttttttccctctcttgtcttcCTCGTGCTTTGGCTACCAATAGCGCCACGGCTACTGTATGCATCTGTGTACCACGCTGTCTCTGGTATCCGCACTCGCCGCACGTGCCCCCACCTCCCTGGTCTCTGGCGACAACCTCGCCTTGCGCCACTGCCATCACGCCTGCGTACCCACAAAACACCCTCAACTCCATGGGATACCCCCTGTTCCATCACTGGGTACATGTTTGCAGCACTCCTTTACTATACTTCCTTACTTCCCTACCGCTTGGTCTCtcgctttgcttttcttcccGAGCAGTTGCTTTGTAGTGCTGGCTCTTGAGGTTCGCCCCCCTGGCCGATAGTAGCGCATTTATGTGTGCATTCATCGCGACCGTCGTTGGGGCTGAAGTTGTAAGGATGCGAAGAAAGACAACACAAAGACCACCTTTCCTCTGGACACCCCCTCCGGCGCTGGTCTCGTTCCGTTACGCTTCGACCAACACCTCCTCGAGACGGCCTGTTTCGTCGGTGTAGCTTTCTTGcgcttcctcctttttttctcttttttattcctttgctctctctgGGACTCGGTCAGCTGGTGCGTCTCCTCgcgcatacatacacactGGCGACAGCGTGTTGGACCCTcgtctcactctcttcctcaccccgctctctgcttctccactcCTCCGACTCTTCTTTCGCCCCTTTTGTTCtacgcccccctcccctccccttcagAATAGTACTCTCATACACAGTCGTAACGTGCGTTGCACGCCGTCTAGTACCGCCTACAATACAAACGAGAAGACAAAAGGCTCTCGACCTCCttggagaaaaaagaaaagaaaaccgaGAAGAGACGTGTCTGCCCTTTTGGTCTGCTGCGGCTCAACGGAGTgtgctgcacctctctcctccttgcgtTTCGTTTGtctcttgtttgtttgctgGTGTGGTTCTTCGTTGGCACTGCTGTGGTTGTCGGTTGTCGGCGCAGGTGTACTGGTTcgtttcccccttttttctttctgcctgcgtgtgcgtgtgcgtgtgtgtgcccttGACCCCATCTTTGCTTCTTATCGTGTGCTCCTTTCAgtttcccctttttcctcgctgagtttttttttttaaattGCTGCTCTTGTTTTCCGTCGACGAGTAGCAGCGTAGGCCGCTCACTTCACTCGCGTTCTCTATGGAACAGCAACTCAgctgttgttctctctttccctttctttctccgaAAGTCACACCATAAGCGCAATGCCGACCGCGTTCGTCACCGGCGTGGCTTACTTTAACCGTGGCTTCGATACACCCATGGTGAGGGAGGACTTAGCGAGCCAAAATGAGCCACGCCAGCTCTCCGCCCTCTACCACGTCGTGGCGTACATGACGATGGGCAAAGACATGTCGGGCCTCTTCAATGAAGTTTCTGCGCTCACCTccagcaccaacagcaccCTGAAACGCTTGGCGTACTTGTACCTTGTAGAGAACAGCCGCGCGCAGCCGGAGCGTACTGTACTGCAGGCTGGCACGCTTGTGAAGGACACCCTGCACGACTCGCCACTCGTTCGTGGCGCCGGTCTGCGTACCATGACGAATATTCAGCTGCCCGTTATGGCCGACTTTGTCACCGGCCCGCTTCATCGCTGCCTGGAGGACAACTCCGCGTACGTGCGACGTGTCGCCGCGATGGGCGTGTTGAAGCATTATGCCGAGGCGCCGAACGTGTCGTCGGACTCGGACCTCCTCGACAAGCTGAAGGGGCTGCTTAAGGATACCAACGCCGCGGTTACTGGATCCGCGGTGCGGGCCATACTGGAGCTGCAGTACCGCAACGCGCCCGTCTCGTACAtccaggcgctgctggaggctcGTTCGCACTTTATCAGGATGCTCCTGCTCGGCAACGAGTGGACAACAGCGTATCTCCTGGAGGGTCTCGCCATTGCAGTGATGTGGGAGTGCcgcgaggcggtgctgaagagtaaaggcgaggaggcgggctgcggccgtcgccgccgccgcgaacCCCCGTCTCCCGTAGCCTCGAGCACTGGTGACAACAGCTCCTCAGAGCCGACCTCTCCCATACTGCGGCACGCCGGTCGCCCCGGCGCTCCGGACGACGCTGATGATGACGAGCTTGACACACTTCGCCAACAGTACATcacggagggcgaggagacactggaggcggtgctgccgctgatgcaGTACGCGAGCCCCATCATTGTGCTCAGCGCGATCCGCGTTGTCGGGCTCTTTTTGCATGCGGTCACCTCATCCCGCCTGCGCGTCccggaggcggagcagtCCCGGCTGTTGCGGCGCTACGCACTCTCTCTGGTCCAGCCCCTGATGGAGATGCTCGAAGCGCCACGGTTCGAGATGCGGtacgtggtgctgcgcaacaTTGTGCAGTTCCTGACGCCTGTGTTCACACCGTACCTAACTGCGCATCTTAGCAAGTTCCTCGTCAAGTTTGAGGATCCCATCTACGTGAAGATGGAGAAGCTGAACCTCCTCGTGCGCTTCTCGAACCGCGAGAATGGCGCTCGCGTGCTAG
This portion of the Leishmania panamensis strain MHOM/PA/94/PSC-1 chromosome 11 sequence genome encodes:
- a CDS encoding hypothetical protein (TriTrypDB/GeneDB-style sysID: LpmP.11.0990), giving the protein MNRACSGGRSAAQLQRLARLSDDNAFMDVEALLKRIGGEGAWEGTAGDGGGTFDGTASPIIGLPCSSGGGSAFGATAAAAGSRRGQARKGTRASEDALLKGARIPLTASLQDQHKAYLESVRAAAKEWEMSWVGSGDDESAASSVDEDGKGVGSSKGVQAAERHGFGLKARRGGPPAKLTSEEALSPTSTPSSGPSSKLVTVTSVRRSLADGTGVPRKRPRGAQRASCDTAETEAERNVDNAVHLARPDPCSSLIAKLKAELRLVRQWERTMLECPPQIINGVLSPESRAPWVQATSTSRKADAATSSGEAKYIDDDDDTEVLPYPLLQVYCLCPSYEALTAGPVHRRDVVRCATTEESQGHEGKPRRSLALTSPMPAEAFTRIVHVAGFTFAVPGHAFAQRKRRGRRNQKSSSYAGGLASGGQVDFMDPGSEDAVQGERQHHLCSVCMLPASYRCLRCRTALFCSIDCHVLHDATRCLKFTV